Proteins from a single region of Oreochromis niloticus isolate F11D_XX linkage group LG7, O_niloticus_UMD_NMBU, whole genome shotgun sequence:
- the fbp1b gene encoding fructose-1,6-bisphosphatase 1b, which produces MSDKGAFDTNVQTLTRFVLEEGRKAQGTGELTNLLNSICTAVKAISTAVRKAGIANLYGIAGSTNVTGDQVKKLDVLSNDLVINMIKSSFTSCVLVSEEDEKAIIVEPDNSGKYIVCFDPLDGSSNIDCLVSIGTIFAIYKKTTDGEPSEQDALQPGRNIVAAGYALYGSATMMVLSTGQGVNCFMLDPAIGEFILVDQNVKIKKKGKIYSLNEGYAQQFYPDVTEYLQKKKFPEDGSAPYGSRYIGSMVADVHRTLVYGGIFLYPANVKSPKGKLRLLYECNPMAFIMEQAGGMATTGAMNVLDIKPTSIHQRVPVVLGSPDDVQEYIAIYKKHNK; this is translated from the exons ATGTCTGACAAAGGAGCTTTTGATACCAATGTGCAGACCCTCACCAGGTTTGTTCTGGAGGAAGGCAGAAAGGCCCAAGGAACAGGGGAACTGACAAACCTGCTCAACTCCATCTGCACAGCTGTCAAAGCCATTTCCACTGCTGTCAGAAAGGCTGGGATTGCTAACCT ATATGGCATTGCTGGGAGCACCAACGTGACAGGGGACCAGGTAAAGAAGCTGGATGTCTTGTCCAATGACTTAGTCATCAACATGATCAAGTCTTCCTTCACCTCCTGTGTGCTGGTCTCAGAAGAAGATGAGAAGGCCATCATTGTGGAACCGGACAATAGC GGAAAATACATCGTTTGCTTTGATCCGCTTGATGGCTCCTCCAACATCGACTGTCTTGTCTCCATAGGAACAATATTCGCCATCTACAAAAAG ACCACAGATGGGGAGCCATCTGAGCAGGATGCTCTGCAGCCAGGAAGAAACATTGTAGCAGCTGGTTATGCCCTGTACGGCAGTGCCACCATGATGGTCTTGTCCACTGGTCAGGGAGTCAACTGCTTCATGCTCGACCCT GCAATTGGTGAGTTCATCTTGGTGGACCAAAATGTGAAgataaagaaaaagggaaaaatctACAGTCTGAATGAAGGATATGCACAGCAGTTTTATCCAGATGTGACAGAGTACCTACAAAAGAAGAAATTCCCAGAG GATGGCTCTGCTCCATATGGCAGCCGATATATTGGATCAATGGTGGCAGATGTTCATCGTACTTTGGTGTACGGAGGAATCTTTTTATATCCCGCTAATGTCAAGAGCCCCAAGGGCAAG cTGAGGCTGCTTTATGAATGCAACCCCATGGCCTTCATCATGGAGCAGGCAGGAGGCATGGCCACTACTGGAGCTATGAACGTTTTAGACATCAAGCCCACGAGTATCCACCAGAGAGTCCCCGTGGTCCTGGGATCCCCTGATGATGTGCAGGAATACATTGCCATCTACAAAAAGCACAACAAATGA